GGCCTTGGTCAGGTGTATCTCCGGCGACCTAGCGCCAGTAGGGCCGCACCGCTGTTCCAAAAGGCCAAGCCCCGGTTTCCCGTGGCGGTCATGCTTGCCGAGGGCATACACGTTCCGTGAGACTGACGACTGGCTAATGCCAATAAGGTCCGGTAGGTCACACTGGAGAACTCCCGGGCGCATTGCCACGGCCAAGAATACCGAGACCATGTGTATCGGCATATCGGCGCGAAACTCCCGCAGTACCTCTATGCGGTCGCTTAGGGTCCGCAATGCACTCACGCGCTTGGGTGTCTTCCGTCTCTCAATCGCTAGTTCCATATGGTCTCCCTTTGCACGTCATGAAGATGCCGGAAGGAATGCCAAGGTCAAGACTTGATCTTCATCGAGAGGAAGCCTAGCCGCGCACGTGCATCCGCCCGAGCTATTCCGTGCGTCCGTGGGGGCACGGGGGACCACGCGCAAGCATTTCTATCGATTGCCGCCTCGGATTTTTTCGGCAAAATAGTTGCGTGGAAAGAACATGATTGGGGGTCCTGTGACGAGGCATAAGTTACCCGAAGAAATCCGCGCACTAATTCATGCAAGGAATATGCTGCGCAACAGGTTCAAACATCACGATCTTAGTTTCACACTCGACGGCAATCTTGTAGGCGACTTGGGTGAAGCTGTGGCCGCTGAGCTTTTCGGTCTCAAGTTGGTGCCCACTCGGGCGTTTAAAGCCGTCGATGCATACGATACCGAAAACCGTTCTGTTCAAATCAAAGCATCAGGTCGGGGTAAGACGTTTGCCTTCACCCACTCTGAATTATGCGCGGACAGACTTATCGCGCTCATCTTCGACTATGAAAATGAAGAGGTTGAAGTGGTCTATGATGGCGAGTACCGCGCAGCGATCAGCCGCCTACCTGATACCTGGGATGGCCAAAAATCGGTTTCGGTTCACTTCCTACGGACTCTGAAAAGATGAGCCTGAGGGAGGTTTAGGGTCACCTATTCAGCTCACATGTGGTCTTGGCTTTGCAGGATAAGATACGTATCTTTGTGTGCGGTAGCGGTGGCTACCACCGGGCCTCATTACGCTAGAGGGGGCTGAAACACGAGGGTCGCGGTGATCGAGACTGCGGCCCTCATCCCTCCACCGTCAGGGCTTCTTGGGTTTCCCATAACGATTATAGCTATCCAGCCCGACACCGCCAATCTTGAGCGCAGCAGCAAACGGGCTGGGGCCGGTTGCCCACGGCATGGAGTTGATGCGGTCCTGGGC
This genomic interval from Agrobacterium tumefaciens contains the following:
- a CDS encoding DUF6998 domain-containing protein encodes the protein MIGGPVTRHKLPEEIRALIHARNMLRNRFKHHDLSFTLDGNLVGDLGEAVAAELFGLKLVPTRAFKAVDAYDTENRSVQIKASGRGKTFAFTHSELCADRLIALIFDYENEEVEVVYDGEYRAAISRLPDTWDGQKSVSVHFLRTLKR